The following coding sequences lie in one Spinacia oleracea cultivar Varoflay chromosome 1, BTI_SOV_V1, whole genome shotgun sequence genomic window:
- the LOC130465846 gene encoding uncharacterized protein — MAKDDEDTQTSSKDKLAKEYYLGSSDAPGNVITPIKLRGSKNYDEWAKSIRRALISKRKFGFIDGTITEPTSNPDRLADWIAVHSMLVSWITHTIEEGLRSTVGDYDDAAELWLHLKKRFCVISGTRICQLKTKLGDCKQGKGESITDYYGRLSTLWTEIVQYARTPKCSCGSCKCNIVGHVATIQQEDYLHHFLIGLDTPYEAIRAQLLAQTPLPGVDEAYQTVINTERMREENTSGRENVVAFKVDVRGKNRYEDNSNKLCNHCNRVGHDEEGCYQLIGFPEWWPIDRRGGTGAGRAGSRGGRGGWSGRGRGVSGASSSSGAVEKPPVRANMVAGGTKAQRGTDNGLTEGLAGVTSAQVQQILDLLTSKAKTNLQGPVDEEDDWPR, encoded by the exons ATGGCAAAGGATGATGAAGACACACAGACATCATCGAAGGACAAACTTGCCAAGGAGTATTATTTGGGTTCTAGTGATGCACCGGGCAACGTAATTACGCCAATAAAATTACGTGGCTCAAAGAATTATGATGAATGGGCAAAATCAATACGCAGAGCCTTGATATCAAAACGAAAATTCGGGTTCATTGACGGGACGATCACGGAACCAACTTCGAATCCAGATAGATTAGCAGATTGGATAGCGGTTCATTCCATGTTGGTGTCGTGGATAACTCACACAATAGAGGAAGGTTTGAGATCGACAGTGGGAGATTATGATGATGCTGCAGAGTTATGGCTTCATCTTAAGAAGCGTTTTTGCGTGATTAGCGGTACTCGAATATGTCAATTAAAAACAAAGTTGGGTGATTGCAAACAAGGTAAGGGTGAGAGCATAACTGATTACTATGGGAGGCTGTCAACATTATGGACAGAGATTGTTCAATATGCGCGTACACCTAAGTGTTCGTGTGGCTCGTGCAAATGCAATATCGTAGGACATGTCGCTACTATACAACAAGAGGACTACCTACATCATTTTTTGATAGGTCTTGACACTCCGTATGAGGCAATTCGGGCACAACTTCTAGCCCAAACACCACTACCAGGGGTCGATGAAGCATACCAAACTGTCATTAATACTGAACGTATGCGAGAAGAGAATACATCAGGCAGAGAAAATGTGGTGGCCTTCAAAGTGGATGTGCGtggcaaaaacaggtacgaggACAATAGCAATAAACTTTGTAACCATTGTAATAGAGTGGGACATGATGAGGAAGGATGCTACCAATTAATAGGATTTCCGGAGTGGTGGCCTATTGATCGCAGGGGTGGTACAGGTGCTGGACGAGCAGGAAGTCGAGGTGGCAGAGGGGGATGGTCTGGTCGAGGTAGAGGAGTAAGCGGAGCAAGCAGTAGCTCTGGAGCAGTGGAGAAACCTCCTGTTCGTGCCAATATGGTAGCAGGAGGTACGAAGGCACAAAGGGGTACTGATAATGGGCTAACTGAGGGACTTGCAGGGGTTACATCAGCTCAAGTACAGCAAATATTAGACCTATTAACTTCAAAAGCTAAAACAAATTTACAGG GACCAGTTGACGAGGAGGATGATTGGCCTAGGTGA